GCGAGGGCCCGAGCTGAGCGAGCACGTGCGCGAGGGGGTGGCCGCGCTCCGGGAGCGGCTGGCCGAGCGCCCCTTCGAGGCTCCCACCGCCGGGGAGTTGCGCCGGTTGGAGCTGGACACCGAACACCTCGGCGCGGCGAGCAGGGCCGGTGAACTGCTCAGGGTCGCCGAGGGAATCTACCTGCTGCCGGGGGCGTTGCGGCAGGCGCGGGACCTGCTGGCGCGGCTGCCGGAGCCGTTCACCCCGAGTCAGGCCCGCGAGGTGCTGGGAACGAGCCGCCGAGTGGCGGTCCCGCTGCTGGAGCGCCTCGCCCGTGAGGGCTACACCCGGAGGCTGCCGGACGGCACGCACCGAGTGCTGGCAGCTCCCCCACCGGAACGGTGAGGTACCCCCGGTCCCCACCGGAGCCGGGCGGTGGTCACGAGTGGCGCGGGAAGGTTTGCCCGGTGTCACCGGTTGGGCACCCCGGCTAACAGGAGGGAGCGGCGGACGCGTGTCTCGGCTGACCCGCCGATCGGGGAGGAGGAAGCGCCATGCCGCACAAGATCTGGGCGGGATCGCTCAAGTTCGGTCTGGTGACCATTCCCGTCGGGCTGTACAGCGCCACCGAGGACCACGGCCTCCACTTCAACCAGTACGAACGCGGGACCCACGACCGGGTGCGCTACCGCAGGATCAACGAGCGCACGGGCAGGGAGCTGGAGGGTGACGAGGTCGTCAGGGGCCGGGAGGTCGACGGCACGCTGGTCACGGTCGAGCAGTGGGAGCTCGACGAGGTCGCCCCGGAGCGTTCCCGGACGATCGAGATCGAGGAGTTCGTGGCCCTCTCCGAGATCGATCCGGTCCACTTCCAGAAGGCCTACTGGGTGGCTCCCGACGACCGGCGGAACGCGCGCGGCTACAGCCTGCTGCGCCGTGCGATGGCCGAAACCCAGCGGGTGGGGATAGCCAACTTCGTGTTCCGCGGCAAGGGGTACCTGAGCGCGCTGCGTCCGGAGAACGACGCGCTGGTGCTGCACACGCTGTTCTTCCCGGACGAGATACGCGACCCCGCGTACGTGCTGGAGCACGCCCCCGGCGACGACTCCTACGACTCGCGGGAGCTGCGGACGGCCGGGGACCTCATCAGGACCATGAGCGCGCCGTGGCGACCGGACGAGCACGTCGACACCCACACCGCCCGCGTCGAACGGCTGCTCGCGGACAAGGCGGCCGGACGCGCACCGCGTGGCGAGCCCGAGCGGCCCGCCGCCCCCGAGGTCGGAGAGCTGGCCGACGCGCTGCGCCGCAGCACCGAGCGGGCCCGCGCCGCCCGGGGGAGTTCCACCAGGGACTCCGACGTGCCCGGTGGCAGCGGGACCACCGCTGTCCCGGATCCGAGGCCGGTGTCCACGCTGAGTCGTGAAGAGTTGCGGCGCAGGGCACGCGAGCTGGGCATCCGGGGCAGGTCCAAGCTCAGCCGGGCCCAGCTGGAGCGGGCGATCACCGAATCGCCGGGTGTGCACCGGAACAGGCGATCGGAGAGCGAGCCCACCGGGAAGAAGTCGCGAAGGAGCCCCCGGGACCAAGGAGGTGGATCATCCTGAGTCCGACAGATGCGTTAGCCTTGAGCGAAACCGACTCAGGAATGCCGATCGGCGTCGCTCATGTTGCACGAGACGCGATCCGCAACGAAGCGTGCGAGCGAAAGAGGTAGTAATGACCAACTTCTTCGGTTCCGGTGGGCCCGGTTCGAGTCCGTTCGACGACTTCCTCGCCCGGTTCCTGGGCGGCCAGGGCGGCACGCCACGACCGGTGCAGCGTGTCGACATCACCCGCCTGATGACCCACCAGGCCCAGGAACTGATGGCCGCCGCCGCGCGGTTCACGGCTGAGCGCGGAGGGCACGACCTGGACGCGCACCACCTGCTGTGGGCGGCCACCCAGACCGAGACGACGCGTTCGATGCTCGAACGGGCGGGTGCCGACCCGGCCGCGATCGCCCAGGGCATCGAACAACAGCTGCCGCAGACCGAGAGCACCGACCAGCCGCCCGCGCTGACCCCGGCGGCCAAGCGAGCG
The nucleotide sequence above comes from Actinopolyspora erythraea. Encoded proteins:
- the ku gene encoding non-homologous end joining protein Ku, producing the protein MPHKIWAGSLKFGLVTIPVGLYSATEDHGLHFNQYERGTHDRVRYRRINERTGRELEGDEVVRGREVDGTLVTVEQWELDEVAPERSRTIEIEEFVALSEIDPVHFQKAYWVAPDDRRNARGYSLLRRAMAETQRVGIANFVFRGKGYLSALRPENDALVLHTLFFPDEIRDPAYVLEHAPGDDSYDSRELRTAGDLIRTMSAPWRPDEHVDTHTARVERLLADKAAGRAPRGEPERPAAPEVGELADALRRSTERARAARGSSTRDSDVPGGSGTTAVPDPRPVSTLSREELRRRARELGIRGRSKLSRAQLERAITESPGVHRNRRSESEPTGKKSRRSPRDQGGGSS